AAAAGCAATAACTAAAAAAGAAGCCATTTTAATAAATAAATCTCTTAAATTAGTTTGTTTAAAAAGTCCAATGAAAAAACCAAGAGAGAATAAAGCAGGAATAGTACTAAGTCCAAAAATAAACATTACAAAAGCACCCCAAAAAGCACTTCCTGTACTTGCAGCTGTTATTGCAAAAACATATACAAAACCACAAGGGAGTAGTCCATTTAGCATTCCAAGTAAGTAAAAACTCATCAATGAATCAGAACCAATTAGTGATTTGAAAGTACTTTGATAAAGTGGTGATTTTGAACATGAATGCTCTAACATAGTAAGAAATTTAATTTTTCCCATTAAAGACAATCCAATTAAAACCATCATAGAACCAGTTGTAAGAAGTAAAATACCACTTGTTAAATTATCAAAAGTAACAACTCCACCAACAAGACCAAATAATGCTCCAAGAATTGTATAAGTTGTAACTCTTCCAAGTGAATAAAGTAAATGAACAGTAGTCTGCATTTTTTTAGACCATTCACTTTTAATTTTTGTACTTGAATATGCGATTACAATTCCACCACACATTCCAACACAGTGACCAAAAGAGCCTAAAAAAGCGATAGAAACAATAGTTAATATACTTATAGTTTCCATTAGTTACCTACTAATTCTTTTCTGATATATGGATTTGTAAGGTTTTCACCTCTAATCATTTTTAAAACTACTTCCTCAAAAGATATAAATTTCTCTTGTTTTTCCTTATATGCACCAAAACCATATCCCATTGGTGTTCTTTCAGTTCTACTATACCAAGCATCTCTTGCATTTATATATTCTTTTGTATCATTTGAAAAAACCCATAAAGTAGCTTTTTCTTTAAATTTAATATTA
This sequence is a window from Poseidonibacter parvus. Protein-coding genes within it:
- a CDS encoding sulfite exporter TauE/SafE family protein, with protein sequence METISILTIVSIAFLGSFGHCVGMCGGIVIAYSSTKIKSEWSKKMQTTVHLLYSLGRVTTYTILGALFGLVGGVVTFDNLTSGILLLTTGSMMVLIGLSLMGKIKFLTMLEHSCSKSPLYQSTFKSLIGSDSLMSFYLLGMLNGLLPCGFVYVFAITAASTGSAFWGAFVMFIFGLSTIPALFSLGFFIGLFKQTNLRDLFIKMASFLVIAFGLYIAYLGYEYIIDPTKSILSCHI